One window of the Triticum dicoccoides isolate Atlit2015 ecotype Zavitan chromosome 3B, WEW_v2.0, whole genome shotgun sequence genome contains the following:
- the LOC119274874 gene encoding monocopper oxidase-like protein SKU5, whose product MALLHLLSLLLLCPEPALAGDPFAYFDWEVTYQSARPLGVAQKVIAINGQFPGPPLNVTTNWNVVVNVRNALDEPLLLTWHGLQHRKTPWQDGVAGTNCPIPAGWNWTYQFQVKDQVGSFFYSPSAAPLHRAAGGYGGIVVNNRDVIPIPFPFPDGGDLTLFIGDWYVRSHKDLRRSLDAGAPLGPPDGVLVNGLGPYRYNDSLVPPAITYERINVEPGRTYRLRVHNVGVSTSLNFRIQGHSLLLVETEGSYTSQQNYSNMDIHVGQSYSFLVTMDQNASTDYYVVASARFVVADPGAVDKLTGVAILHYSNSQGPASGPLPAAPDDQYDTAFSINQARSIRWNVTASGARPNPQGSFHYGDITVTDVYLLQSRPPELIDGQLRSTINGISYIAPSTPLILAQLFNVPGVFKLDFPNHPMNRLPKVDTSVINGTYKGFMEIIFQNNATTVQSYHLDGYAFFVVGMDYGLWTDNSRGTYNKWDGVARSTIQVFPGAWTAVLVFLDNAGIWNLRVENLDSWYLGQELYISVVNPEEDHSDKTPLPLPDNTIFCGALSSLQKEQSHSDAVRRLTQSQAVLLFTALVTLLSWLAFCAAARLAGRDPSGNKKLFRARFWISRLDCIFDTQHWAADQQVLKKRKTELGGMCSVAALILFIGLVTVLLYQAINRRNIEVHRVKPANAPDLLAFVNDIEFHITTISSMSCSQVTPPSTIAMGTPGFMDFRVLPLSTLLTYSCQNTSQGPSITLKCSGCRMPPRDHYVSWQFVDLPARPAIAVGFQFNLTTKQTGDNEHVSFVSGTINSDNYGDEKLKTFRGTDSNVLKIQLFPQIYNKLNNLKLLQPLLQDFTPGSTFSDVRSLNASLQNPTDGVLNTTLYISYLSDYIVEISNESVLGPVSIIASIGGLYAFSIAIFLCLMAQCEARIKKLRNEDTRMLKILSKRRAQQNWDKVRKFVMYTWGPSNLDPTDRSGKWPEASMMDSLHESFHKKRKPTRRATSIATRTMRDHPDVGSIDIERAG is encoded by the exons ATGGCGCTCCTCCACCTCCTCTCCCTGCTGCTACTCTgcccggagccggcgctggcggggGACCCGTTCGCCTACTTCGACTGGGAGGTCACGTACCAGTCGGCCCGCCCGCTGGGCGTGGCGCAGAAGGTCATCGCCATCAACGGCCAGTTCCCGGGGCCGCCGCTGAACGTGACCACCAACTGGAACGTGGTGGTGAACGTCCGCAACGCTCTCGACGAGCCGCTACTCCTCACCTGGCACGGCCTCCAGCATCGCAAGACCCCGTGGCAGGACGGCGTGGCCGGCACCAACTGCCCCATCCCCGCCGGCTGGAACTGGACCTACCAATTCCAGGTCAAGGACCAGGTCGGGAGCTTCTTCTACTCCCCCTCGGCCGCGCCGCTCCACCGCGCCGCCGGCGGGTACGGCGGCATCGTCGTCAACAACCGCGACGTCATCCCCATCCCCTTCCCCTTCCCGGACGGCGGCGACCTGACGCTCTTCATCGGCGACTGGTACGTCAGGTCCCACAAGGACCTCCGCAGGTCCCTCGACGCCGGCGCGCCCCTGGGGCCCCCCGACGGCGTGCTCGTCAACGGCCTGGGGCCCTACCGCTACAACGACTCCCTCGTCCCGCCGGCCATCACCTACGAGAGGATCAATGTGGAGCCCGGGAGGACCTACAGGCTGCGGGTGCACAACGTGGGGGTCTCCACTAGCCTGAATTTCAGGATCCAGGGACACAGCCTGCTGCTCGTGGAGACCGAGGGCTCATACACCTCGCAGCAGAACTACAGCAACATGGACATCCATGTCGGTCAGTCCTACTCCTTCCTGGTCACCATGGATCAGAACGCCAGCACCGACTACTACGTAGTCGCCAGCGCCCGCTTCGTCGTCGCCGACCCCGGTGCCGTCGATAAGCTCACCGGCGTCGCCATTCTGCACTACTCCAACTCCCAGGGTCCGGCCTCTGGCCCTCTCCCTGCTGCCCCTGATGACCAGTATGACACTGCATTCTCCATAAACCAAGCCAGATCCATCAG GTGGAATGTCACCGCGAGCGGTGCCCGCCCCAACCCGCAGGGTTCATTCCATTATGGTGACATTACCGTGACCGATGTGTACTTGTTGCAGAGCCGGCCGCCCGAGCTCATCGACGGGCAACTGCGTTCTACTATCAATGGGATCTCTTACATTGCTCCATCTACTCCATTGATACTTGCACAACTATTCAATGTCCCTGGAGTGTTCAAGTTGGATTTTCCAAATCATCCGATGAACAGACTGCCAAAAGTTGACACCTCGGTTATAAATGGCACCTACAAAGGCTTTATGGAGATTATATTCCAAAACAACGCCACAACCGTGCAGAGCTACCACTTGGATGGATATGCATTCTTCGTCGTTGG GATGGACTATGGATTGTGGACTGACAATAGTCGGGGCACCTACAACAAATGGGATGGTGTTGCACGATCAACGATCCAG GTATTCCCCGGCGCTTGGACTGCTGTGCTTGTGTTCCTGGACAACGCAGGGATATGGAATCTGCGCGTGGAGAACCTGGACAGCTGGTACCTGGGCCAAGAACTGTACATAAGCGTGGTGAACCCGGAGGAGGACCACAGCGACAAGACGCCGCTTCCTCTACCAGATAACACAATTTTCTGCGGCGCGCTCTCGAGTCTACAGAA AGAACAATCTCATAG CGACGCCGTCCGCCGCCTCACCCAGTCCCAGGCCGTGCTCCTCTTCACCGCGCTCGTCACCCTCCTCTCCTGGCTCGCCTTCTGCGCCGCCGCCAGGCTCGCCGGCCGCGACCCCTCCGGCAACAAGAAGCTCTTCCGCGCCCGCTTCTGGATCAGCCGCCTCGACTGCATCTTCGACACCCAGCACTGGGCG GCTGACCAGCAGGTGCTCAAGAAAAGGAAGACAGAGCTGGGTGGAATGTGCTCTGTTGCTGCCCTCATACTCTTCATTGGATTGGTCACTGT GCTGCTGTACCAAGCCATCAATAGGCGCAACATCGAGGTGCACCGGGTCAAGCCGGCCAATGCTCCTGATCTCTTGGCCTTCGTCAACGACATCGAGTTCCACATCACCACCATCTCGAGCATGTCCTGTTCTCAGGTGACCCCGCCTTCGACGATCGCGATGGGGACGCCCGGGTTCATGGACTTCAGGGTGTTGCCCCTCTCGACGCTCTTGACCTACAGTTGCCAGAACACGAGCCAGGGGCCGTCTATCACGCTCAAGTGCAGTGGCTGCAGAATGCCTCCAAGGGACCACTACGTGTCCTGGCAGTTTGTCGACCTGCCGGCGCGGCCGGCGATAGCTGTTGGCTTCCAGTTCAACCTGACTACCAAGCAAACCGGGGACAATGAGCACGTGAGCTTTGTCAGTGGGACCATAAACTCTGACAACTATGGCGATGAGAAGCTTAAGACATTCAGAGGGACAGACTCCAACGTGCTCAAGATTCAGCTGTTTCCCCAGATATACAACAAACTTAACAACCTGAAGCTCTTGCAGCCACTGCTTCAGGACTTCACTCCAGGGTCCACCTTTTCGGATGTCCGgagcttgaatgcttccctgcagaACCCTACAGATGGAGTATTAAACACTACGCTCTACATAAGTTATCTTTCAGACTACATCGTGGAGATTAGTAACGAAAGTGTGCTAGGCCCAG TCAGTATAATTGCGAGTATTGGTGGCCTTTATGCCTTCAGTATAGCGATATTTCTCTGCCTCATGGCTCAA TGTGAAGCTAGGATAAAGAAGCTCCGTAATGAGGATACAAGAATGCTGAAAATTCTGAGCAAACGGCGAGCTCAACAGAA